From one Comamonas piscis genomic stretch:
- a CDS encoding helix-turn-helix transcriptional regulator: MRAPEPATNAEAELRAHVSRLRELRPGLHLHSEDGCDPRDQTAQAEIDAGLRLVVVLEGRIDVSYGLTRVALTHAGAGATAALVSVAERERFERRARSGVYSRRVSLGLTPAWLAQAGGGDGAAWPDLQRFMQEHLATRRWQLSPRAAVIAEQIVHPPGLAPLLQHMYLESHALELLGEALATVGNRDAVAPGAAAATGLLPREHQRLRELHAFLASGQADALSMDAIARHAGVNASTLQRQFRSVYGTTVFEFLRECRLQRARQALEREGITVGQAALLAGYTSAANFATAYRRRFGLAPKLARVRV; the protein is encoded by the coding sequence ATGCGCGCGCCTGAACCGGCGACCAACGCCGAGGCAGAGCTGCGCGCCCATGTCTCGCGGCTGCGCGAGCTGCGCCCAGGCCTGCACCTGCACAGCGAAGATGGCTGCGACCCGCGTGACCAGACGGCGCAGGCCGAGATCGATGCCGGCTTGCGCCTGGTGGTGGTGCTCGAAGGGCGGATTGATGTCTCCTACGGTTTGACCCGGGTGGCGCTGACCCATGCTGGCGCCGGTGCCACTGCGGCGCTGGTGTCGGTGGCCGAGCGCGAGCGCTTTGAGCGGCGGGCGCGCTCGGGCGTGTATTCGCGCCGGGTCAGCCTGGGGCTCACTCCCGCCTGGCTGGCCCAGGCTGGTGGTGGCGATGGGGCCGCCTGGCCCGATCTGCAGCGCTTTATGCAGGAGCACCTCGCTACCCGCCGCTGGCAGCTGTCGCCCCGCGCCGCGGTGATTGCCGAGCAGATCGTGCACCCGCCAGGTCTGGCGCCCTTGTTGCAGCACATGTACCTGGAAAGCCATGCACTGGAGCTGCTGGGCGAGGCACTGGCCACCGTGGGCAACCGCGATGCCGTGGCGCCGGGCGCCGCTGCCGCAACCGGCCTGCTGCCGCGTGAGCACCAGCGGCTGCGCGAGCTGCATGCGTTTTTAGCCTCGGGCCAGGCCGATGCGCTGTCGATGGATGCGATTGCGCGCCATGCTGGCGTCAATGCCAGCACCTTGCAGCGCCAGTTCCGCAGCGTCTACGGCACCACCGTGTTTGAGTTTTTGCGCGAATGCCGGCTGCAGCGCGCCCGCCAGGCGTTGGAGCGCGAGGGCATCACCGTCGGCCAAGCCGCGCTGCTGGCTGGTTACACCAGTGCCGCCAACTTTGCCACCGCTTACCGCAGGCGTTTTGGCCTGGCGCCCAAGCTGGCGCGGGTACGGGTCTAA